A genomic region of Methanothermobacter sp. CaT2 contains the following coding sequences:
- a CDS encoding phosphoadenosine phosphosulfate reductase family protein has protein sequence MEGVCKIYNLKWDKSENFVILTENQFGVNPPRPVFFEELDLLGLDEHWDYPKSEEPLVWAIGRNYYYKGELIAKTKGGNFFEKPEIEFKDDRRLEIEPINVNELIKKNKDKLFVLENEAMDFIQGIYNIYKNNSVFTVSYSGGKDSQVILDLVTRVIPPDDLIVIFSDTTLENKFTYENVERTKKEYLEKYPKIKFKSAKPPKSAEELIRYAGLPSRFKRWCTDALKTSPFKNLLKDVLKEYSEVIVFEGVRSEESSKRSSYSRIEEESKHSAIINARPVIDWNITEVYLYLFYRGLNLNKAYRWGLSRVGCILCPYSSVWTEFINYNLEKESLEPYISFIEEYAKMRGVTEKNVKKFIAEGQWKKRAGGLGLDLESNIIISEDDDKIKGTITSPRESFLEWSKVLGDRNYKKNKDGFLGEIKIDGSKVDFRLKNSKSDKQVIEAWNIENSTIKSKIRKVLYKTTFCVNCGLCQSECPNFALRTINSVSVNSNFCKKCHKCLYFSKNGCIIASSVYDSLGGIKMKKKTAGIDKYSTFGLRQEWLNDFFVLGDKWLSDNNLGPKQVPAVLRWLIDAELVDEKKKVSTRLGNYLREVYKKDKSFTWLVIWNNMYYNSAVVNWYLNKVPWGKLTNKNELKERMGLDFPDYSKGTISNPIDAMVNTFDNSPLGKELGVGVLEKKGRMVKSIHKIGVNEINPYVVAYSLYKLAENTSRRTFTVSELFKSELEGGPYKVFGLSKSNLERILRGLQEGKGILSVDLVADLDNIRLREDLKSLDIIKAYSEEL, from the coding sequence ATGGAAGGGGTGTGTAAAATATATAACTTAAAATGGGATAAGAGTGAAAATTTTGTAATTTTAACTGAAAATCAGTTTGGTGTGAATCCTCCTAGGCCAGTTTTCTTTGAGGAGCTTGATCTTCTAGGTTTAGATGAACACTGGGATTACCCAAAATCTGAAGAACCGCTTGTTTGGGCAATTGGACGTAACTATTATTACAAAGGGGAACTCATTGCCAAAACTAAAGGTGGGAATTTCTTTGAAAAACCTGAAATAGAATTTAAGGATGACAGGAGACTAGAAATAGAGCCCATAAACGTTAATGAATTGATAAAAAAGAATAAGGACAAACTTTTTGTCCTGGAAAATGAAGCAATGGATTTCATTCAAGGCATCTACAATATATATAAAAATAATTCTGTTTTCACGGTTTCATATAGTGGAGGGAAAGACTCTCAAGTCATCCTTGATCTTGTAACTCGTGTAATTCCACCTGATGATTTAATCGTTATCTTCTCTGACACCACCCTTGAAAATAAATTTACTTATGAAAACGTGGAAAGAACTAAAAAAGAATATCTTGAAAAATATCCTAAAATCAAATTCAAATCAGCAAAACCGCCTAAGTCTGCAGAGGAACTGATTAGATATGCTGGCTTACCCAGCAGGTTTAAGAGATGGTGTACCGATGCATTGAAAACATCCCCCTTTAAAAATCTGCTAAAGGATGTTCTAAAGGAATATTCAGAGGTCATAGTTTTTGAGGGTGTTAGATCTGAGGAAAGCTCCAAAAGGTCCAGTTATTCTCGAATTGAAGAAGAATCCAAACATTCAGCTATTATAAATGCCCGTCCTGTCATTGATTGGAATATAACTGAAGTTTACCTATATCTCTTTTACAGAGGTTTAAACTTAAACAAAGCTTATAGATGGGGTCTAAGTAGGGTTGGATGCATTTTATGCCCATATTCTTCAGTATGGACGGAATTTATAAATTATAACCTTGAAAAGGAGTCTTTAGAGCCTTATATATCATTCATTGAAGAGTACGCTAAGATGAGGGGCGTTACTGAGAAAAACGTGAAAAAATTCATTGCTGAGGGGCAGTGGAAAAAAAGGGCTGGAGGGCTCGGTTTAGATCTGGAATCAAATATAATAATTTCTGAAGACGATGATAAGATTAAAGGGACTATTACTAGTCCCAGGGAAAGTTTTCTTGAATGGTCTAAGGTACTGGGAGATCGAAATTATAAAAAAAATAAAGACGGGTTTTTGGGCGAAATAAAGATTGACGGTAGTAAAGTCGACTTTAGGCTTAAGAATTCAAAGTCTGATAAGCAGGTAATCGAAGCATGGAATATTGAAAATTCAACAATTAAGTCAAAGATCAGGAAAGTTCTTTATAAAACGACATTCTGTGTTAACTGTGGATTATGTCAGTCGGAATGCCCTAACTTTGCTTTAAGAACAATTAACAGTGTGAGTGTAAACTCTAACTTCTGTAAGAAGTGTCATAAGTGCCTTTATTTCTCTAAAAACGGGTGTATAATTGCATCATCTGTTTATGATTCCCTAGGAGGCATTAAAATGAAGAAAAAAACTGCAGGGATAGATAAATATTCAACTTTTGGTCTTAGGCAAGAATGGTTAAACGACTTTTTTGTTTTAGGTGATAAATGGCTTTCTGACAATAACTTGGGACCTAAGCAGGTCCCAGCTGTATTAAGGTGGCTTATCGACGCTGAACTGGTTGATGAAAAGAAAAAGGTTAGCACCAGACTTGGAAACTACTTAAGAGAAGTATACAAGAAGGATAAGTCGTTTACCTGGCTAGTAATATGGAATAATATGTATTATAATTCTGCGGTGGTTAACTGGTACCTAAATAAAGTTCCATGGGGAAAATTAACTAATAAAAATGAATTAAAAGAAAGAATGGGCTTGGATTTCCCTGATTATAGTAAAGGAACCATAAGTAACCCTATCGATGCAATGGTAAACACCTTTGACAATTCACCTTTAGGCAAAGAATTGGGTGTTGGTGTCTTGGAAAAGAAGGGAAGAATGGTCAAATCAATCCATAAAATAGGTGTTAATGAAATCAACCCATATGTTGTGGCCTATTCTCTTTATAAACTGGCTGAAAATACTTCAAGGAGGACTTTTACAGTATCTGAACTATTTAAAAGCGAGTTGGAAGGAGGACCCTATAAAGTATTTGGATTATCAAAAAGCAACCTTGAACGAATATTAAGGGGTTTACAAGAAGGAAAGGGAATTTTAAGCGTTGATCTAGTAGCAGACCTTGATAACATACGTTTAAGAGAAGATCTAAAATCTTTAGACATAATCAAAGCATACAGTGAGGAATTATAA
- a CDS encoding McrB family protein → MYWISDLGIWYMYRFVEGSYHWNAFGTEKPSTDRPNAVWSVINSPVEGINKRTGGSFARDPYGNHYLIHRGKIGGHYSKRIFEKNYRGEWTSVVAGDQVEKVVVIGKIDETIPEKIRDFVYEVQRIKGMKADFDLEENSKKETDLSQHLDKETEADIYQHLERGKGTDFYQYLQLRGYYFSPEIVENFLLSLRVKPFVILTGNSGTGKTKLAQLYGQYISTDKRRYLVVPVGANWTETRHIFGYLNIMTGKYQSTPALDFIMTAREDPDNPYILILDEMNLSHVERYFSDFLSAIESGEPVPLHDDPERDVPSKISKINIPENLKVVGTVNVDETTYMFSPKVLDRANTIEFETLKPGKYLEGNPHEQGPTGDVEFLENIMEYTPEQLEVLKDELPIWNKLVEELDFFHETLRAPGFDFGFRVTLEILRFMHAAWIYEKKPGRWENWERYMDAQIKQKILPKIHGPERLLRDTLEELRKHCRDRFPESEKKLEEMQNTLKTQRYASFIR, encoded by the coding sequence ATGTACTGGATCTCAGATCTTGGGATATGGTACATGTATAGATTTGTTGAAGGGAGCTACCACTGGAATGCTTTTGGAACAGAAAAACCATCGACTGATAGACCCAATGCAGTCTGGAGTGTAATAAATTCGCCAGTAGAAGGCATTAATAAGAGGACGGGAGGCTCCTTTGCACGTGACCCCTATGGGAACCATTACCTCATCCACAGAGGTAAAATAGGAGGGCACTACAGCAAAAGGATATTTGAGAAGAACTACCGCGGTGAATGGACATCTGTTGTTGCTGGTGATCAGGTAGAAAAGGTTGTGGTCATAGGAAAAATTGATGAAACTATTCCCGAGAAAATAAGAGACTTTGTATACGAGGTCCAGAGAATAAAGGGCATGAAAGCCGATTTTGATCTTGAAGAAAATTCTAAGAAAGAAACAGACCTCTCCCAGCATCTAGACAAAGAAACAGAAGCAGACATCTACCAGCACCTTGAAAGAGGAAAGGGGACAGACTTTTACCAGTATCTGCAGCTCCGTGGTTATTATTTCAGCCCTGAAATCGTTGAGAACTTCCTCCTATCACTCAGGGTCAAACCCTTTGTGATACTGACCGGTAACTCCGGTACAGGTAAGACAAAGCTAGCACAGCTCTACGGCCAGTACATCTCCACAGATAAAAGAAGGTACCTCGTTGTACCTGTGGGTGCCAACTGGACCGAGACGAGGCACATCTTCGGCTACCTCAACATCATGACAGGAAAATACCAGAGCACCCCGGCCCTGGACTTCATCATGACGGCACGTGAGGACCCTGATAACCCTTACATCCTTATACTCGATGAGATGAACCTGTCACACGTCGAACGCTACTTCTCTGATTTCCTCTCAGCCATCGAGAGCGGTGAACCCGTCCCCCTCCATGATGACCCTGAACGCGATGTTCCATCCAAGATATCCAAGATAAATATACCTGAGAACCTTAAGGTTGTTGGCACCGTCAATGTGGATGAGACCACCTACATGTTCTCACCAAAGGTACTTGACCGGGCAAACACCATAGAATTCGAGACCCTGAAACCCGGGAAATATCTTGAAGGCAACCCCCATGAACAGGGACCCACAGGGGATGTGGAATTCCTTGAAAACATCATGGAATACACCCCGGAACAGCTGGAGGTGCTTAAGGATGAACTCCCCATATGGAATAAACTTGTGGAGGAACTTGATTTCTTCCATGAAACCCTCAGGGCCCCGGGATTCGACTTCGGATTCAGGGTGACACTGGAGATCCTCAGATTCATGCATGCAGCCTGGATCTACGAGAAAAAACCCGGAAGATGGGAAAACTGGGAGCGTTATATGGACGCCCAGATCAAACAGAAGATCCTCCCCAAGATCCACGGCCCCGAAAGGCTCCTCAGGGATACCCTGGAGGAACTCAGGAAACACTGCAGGGACCGGTTCCCTGAATCAGAGAAGAAGCTCGAGGAGATGCAGAACACACTGAAAACCCAGCGCTACGCATCATTCATCAGGTAG
- the pglZ gene encoding BREX-4 system phosphatase PglZ, producing the protein MNSNMKEFNSFKDLFLEIEDEKNSKNRYPVRFIFLNSFEELNELIGQLKEFSEVILLDSLLVGGKWLTKDMILSKIKEKLQEDSKLLVAPLSEFLRFTPNNDFYGLLKALSEIETNDYTRIYIPFVGIYKRFKREFIDEFYRRDEWAPIWRLRGDNKNITIYHATFDFDDSLRLPDFEIIRTTEDWFNLWRNPDVENVLSFSKVIQHFHAEWLPDEIFKLELIDNQKEFIEKIFNGRFELPFNENDSIYWNKLIKIFNEKGAVTLFSLIKDHLNIRDLNKVEPVNLVEYFLKESDYFYRWLLKNYVLQFSEEETYLKHCFAKMNGLENIELVESLWLEIFNLEDIESFYLERKEILKNIPKIDENKIKAALEGIKDLELKKQAWYVTGISEAEKEFVVNTVVEQDLESLRPYIKECFPELYYYSDWDNIKPILNSDEWISEYFKEYNICKIRNDFSENLKLAIEEKNHDKDSFLDWFYRIEKPEIKQKEVNYWIDGLGVEWLPLIYHLLNEYLDEDYLIEAKICRVNLPSITKCNKYSFNKFGDLDSYIHNNHYRHPQTLLEELEIVRRIIEAIINDIRTCDHETINIYSDHGFSFLTLSKFHSKILDFEDAKHEGRYLWLENSKELNDRYYMTLKSECPDNSDKSVLLALKHVSLYRVPSRETHGGATPEEVLVPYFRISKSRGEVTYTLETEELEADIGQPVVTFKLSPVPRGIPEVLVEKRTLNVENKGDGNYQLDLSQLSDLKPKLYKIKVKINKQTLELNVNIKGGFIERDLI; encoded by the coding sequence ATGAATTCTAATATGAAAGAGTTTAACTCTTTCAAAGATCTTTTTTTAGAGATTGAAGATGAAAAAAACTCTAAAAACAGATATCCAGTTCGATTCATTTTTTTGAATTCCTTCGAAGAATTAAATGAATTAATAGGACAGTTAAAAGAATTTTCAGAGGTGATTCTTCTTGATTCTTTGTTAGTTGGTGGTAAGTGGCTTACGAAGGATATGATATTGTCAAAAATAAAGGAAAAGTTGCAGGAAGATTCAAAACTTTTAGTTGCCCCACTTTCAGAATTTCTTAGGTTCACACCGAATAATGACTTTTACGGTCTCCTAAAGGCCTTATCAGAAATAGAGACAAATGATTATACAAGGATATACATTCCTTTTGTCGGAATTTATAAAAGATTTAAAAGGGAATTTATTGATGAATTCTATAGGAGAGATGAATGGGCCCCTATTTGGAGACTCAGAGGGGATAATAAAAATATCACGATCTATCATGCTACATTTGACTTTGATGATTCATTAAGACTCCCAGATTTTGAAATAATTAGAACTACAGAGGACTGGTTTAACTTATGGAGAAATCCAGATGTTGAGAATGTCCTCTCGTTTTCTAAGGTTATCCAGCACTTCCATGCTGAATGGCTTCCTGATGAAATATTCAAACTAGAACTTATAGATAATCAAAAAGAATTCATAGAAAAAATATTCAACGGAAGATTTGAGTTGCCGTTTAATGAAAATGATTCCATCTATTGGAATAAGCTTATTAAAATATTTAATGAGAAGGGTGCAGTGACTTTATTCTCTTTAATTAAAGATCATCTTAATATCAGGGACCTAAATAAAGTAGAGCCAGTTAATCTTGTAGAATATTTCTTAAAGGAGTCAGACTATTTTTATAGGTGGTTACTGAAAAATTATGTTTTGCAATTTTCAGAGGAGGAAACCTATCTAAAACACTGTTTTGCTAAAATGAATGGATTAGAAAATATTGAACTAGTTGAATCCCTTTGGCTTGAAATATTTAACCTCGAAGACATAGAGAGTTTCTATCTTGAAAGAAAAGAGATTTTAAAGAATATTCCAAAGATAGATGAGAATAAGATTAAAGCTGCTTTAGAGGGGATTAAAGACCTTGAGTTAAAAAAACAGGCATGGTATGTTACGGGAATATCTGAAGCCGAAAAAGAGTTTGTTGTAAATACTGTTGTAGAGCAAGATTTAGAATCTCTTAGGCCTTATATCAAGGAATGTTTCCCTGAACTCTATTATTATTCTGATTGGGATAATATAAAACCCATATTAAACTCTGATGAATGGATAAGTGAATATTTCAAAGAATATAACATCTGTAAAATTAGGAATGATTTCTCGGAAAATCTAAAATTAGCTATCGAAGAAAAAAACCATGACAAAGATTCTTTCCTGGATTGGTTTTATCGCATTGAAAAACCTGAAATCAAGCAAAAGGAAGTTAATTATTGGATCGATGGGCTTGGAGTTGAGTGGCTTCCACTGATCTACCACTTGCTAAACGAGTATCTTGATGAAGACTATCTGATTGAAGCAAAAATTTGTAGGGTTAACTTACCAAGCATTACAAAGTGTAACAAATACTCCTTTAATAAATTTGGAGACTTAGATAGTTACATACATAACAACCATTATAGACATCCTCAAACATTACTAGAAGAACTTGAAATCGTTAGGAGGATTATAGAAGCTATTATAAACGATATTAGAACCTGTGACCATGAGACTATTAACATCTATTCAGATCACGGGTTCAGCTTTTTGACTTTAAGTAAGTTTCATAGTAAGATCCTTGACTTTGAGGATGCAAAACATGAGGGTAGATATCTCTGGCTTGAAAATAGTAAGGAGTTAAATGATAGATACTACATGACTTTAAAGTCTGAGTGTCCAGATAATAGTGATAAAAGCGTCCTATTGGCATTAAAACACGTTTCATTATATAGGGTACCCTCCCGGGAGACACATGGAGGTGCCACTCCTGAAGAAGTCCTTGTCCCCTATTTTAGAATATCCAAATCGAGAGGGGAAGTCACTTACACCCTTGAAACTGAGGAATTAGAGGCTGATATTGGTCAGCCGGTAGTCACTTTCAAATTATCTCCAGTTCCAAGAGGAATTCCAGAGGTCTTAGTTGAAAAAAGGACTTTGAATGTCGAAAATAAAGGAGATGGTAATTACCAGTTAGACTTATCACAATTAAGTGACTTAAAACCGAAGTTATATAAAATTAAAGTAAAAATTAATAAACAAACCCTGGAGCTGAACGTTAATATAAAAGGAGGATTTATTGAGAGGGATCTTATATGA